A section of the Bradyrhizobium oligotrophicum S58 genome encodes:
- a CDS encoding ethanolamine ammonia-lyase subunit EutB, whose protein sequence is MSFSHTLGGTIYRFNDLKTLLAKATPLRSGDVLAGLAAQNAAERVAARMALADLPLRHFLNETVIPYESDEVTRLIVDQHDGNAFAAVASLTVGAFREWLLSDATDAATLAAVSPGLTPEMVAAVCKIMRLQDLVTVAAKCEVVTRFRCTIGLPGRMSTRLQPNHPLDDPKGVAASILDGLMYGVGDATIGINPASDDVDTMVRLLDMIDALRLASNAPIQSCVLAHVTTALKAIERRAPVDLVFQSLAGTEEANRGFGITLSLLDEVLAAAESLQRCPPGGNVMYFETGQGSELSSAGHSGVDQQTLEARCYAVARRYRPLLVNTVVGFIGPEYLYDGKQIMRAGLEDHFCGKLLGLPMGCDVCYTNHAEADQDDMDALLTLLGVAGCTYIMGVPGADDIMLNYQSTSFHDALYVRKVLGKRAAPEFEAWLAATGISDIKGELSFEPARLMPSLPLLEAK, encoded by the coding sequence ATGAGTTTTTCACACACGCTGGGCGGCACGATTTATCGCTTCAACGATCTCAAGACGCTGCTCGCGAAGGCGACGCCGTTGCGCTCGGGCGATGTGCTGGCTGGCCTCGCGGCGCAGAATGCGGCCGAGCGCGTCGCGGCGCGGATGGCGCTCGCCGATCTGCCGCTGCGTCACTTTCTCAACGAGACCGTCATTCCCTATGAGAGCGACGAGGTCACGCGGCTGATCGTCGACCAGCATGACGGCAACGCCTTCGCTGCTGTCGCGAGCCTCACGGTCGGCGCTTTCCGCGAATGGCTGCTGTCGGATGCGACCGACGCGGCGACGCTCGCTGCAGTGTCGCCCGGCCTCACGCCGGAGATGGTCGCGGCCGTCTGCAAGATCATGCGGCTGCAGGACCTCGTCACGGTCGCCGCCAAATGCGAGGTCGTCACCCGCTTCCGCTGCACCATCGGCCTTCCGGGGCGGATGTCGACGCGGCTGCAGCCCAATCATCCGCTCGATGATCCCAAGGGCGTGGCGGCCTCCATCCTCGACGGCCTGATGTATGGCGTCGGCGATGCCACCATCGGCATCAACCCGGCGAGCGACGACGTCGACACCATGGTGCGGCTGCTCGACATGATCGACGCGTTGCGTCTCGCGTCGAACGCACCGATCCAGTCCTGCGTGCTGGCGCATGTCACGACCGCGCTGAAGGCGATCGAGCGCCGCGCGCCGGTCGATCTCGTGTTCCAGTCGCTCGCCGGCACCGAGGAGGCCAATCGCGGCTTCGGCATCACGCTGTCATTGCTCGACGAGGTGCTGGCCGCAGCTGAAAGCCTGCAGCGCTGTCCTCCCGGCGGCAATGTGATGTATTTCGAGACCGGACAAGGCAGCGAGCTGTCATCAGCCGGACATTCCGGCGTCGATCAGCAGACCTTGGAGGCCCGCTGCTACGCGGTGGCGCGGCGCTACCGGCCGCTGCTGGTCAACACCGTGGTCGGCTTCATCGGCCCGGAATATCTCTACGACGGCAAGCAGATCATGCGCGCGGGGCTGGAAGACCATTTCTGCGGCAAGCTGCTGGGACTGCCGATGGGCTGCGACGTCTGCTACACCAACCACGCCGAGGCCGACCAGGACGATATGGACGCCCTGCTCACGCTGCTCGGCGTCGCCGGCTGCACCTACATCATGGGTGTGCCCGGCGCCGACGACATCATGCTGAACTATCAGAGCACGTCGTTCCATGACGCGCTCTATGTCCGCAAGGTGCTGGGCAAGCGCGCGGCGCCGGAGTTCGAAGCGTGGCTGGCTGCCACCGGCATCAGCGACATCAAAGGCGAACTGAGCTTCGAGCCGGCGCGGCTGATGCCCTCCCTGCCGTTGCTGGAGGCCAAGTGA
- the eutC gene encoding ethanolamine ammonia-lyase subunit EutC has translation MSGSDDSTPATSASDDWNWLSRYTEARIALGRCGPGVPTSAHLGFQAAHAEARDAVLKPFDAEGFAAEVAARGWPALAVHSRAADRSIYLQRPDAGRLLSPVSEALLSEPRASADIVLVIADGLSSRAVQVNALPVLDPLMPRLTASGRRLSPVIVASQGRVALADHIGELLGASASIILIGERPGLSAADSLGLYLTWMPRRGRVDSERNCISNVRQGGLAPADAAVQAAELIERMFRHQAAGVGLARLPQLPPPEGDGV, from the coding sequence ATGAGCGGCTCCGACGACAGCACGCCGGCAACATCGGCCTCAGACGATTGGAACTGGCTGTCGCGCTACACCGAGGCGCGCATCGCATTGGGCCGCTGTGGTCCCGGCGTGCCGACGTCCGCCCATCTCGGCTTCCAGGCGGCACATGCCGAGGCCCGCGATGCCGTGCTGAAGCCGTTCGACGCCGAAGGCTTTGCCGCCGAGGTCGCCGCACGCGGCTGGCCGGCGCTGGCCGTGCATAGCCGCGCCGCCGACCGCAGCATCTATCTGCAACGCCCCGACGCAGGCCGCCTGCTCTCGCCTGTATCAGAAGCGCTGCTGTCGGAGCCGCGCGCATCCGCCGACATCGTGCTGGTGATCGCCGATGGATTGAGCAGCCGCGCCGTGCAGGTCAACGCCCTGCCCGTGCTCGATCCGCTGATGCCGCGTCTCACGGCAAGCGGCCGGCGGCTGTCACCGGTCATCGTGGCATCGCAAGGACGCGTCGCGCTTGCCGATCACATCGGCGAGCTGTTGGGCGCGTCAGCCTCGATCATCCTGATCGGCGAGCGGCCGGGCCTGAGCGCCGCCGACTCGCTCGGCCTCTACCTCACCTGGATGCCGCGCCGCGGCCGCGTCGATTCCGAACGCAACTGCATCTCCAATGTCCGCCAGGGCGGGCTCGCGCCTGCCGATGCCGCGGTCCAGGCCGCCGAACTGATCGAACGCATGTTCCGGCATCAGGCGGCCGGGGTCGGCCTCGCCCGGCTGCCGCAACTGCCGCCGCCCGAGGGAGACGGCGTGTGA
- a CDS encoding ABC transporter ATP-binding protein, translating to MAETALLELDGVQAWYGASHVLHGISLRVNEGEVVALVGRNGAGKTTTLRTVMGLMPKAEGRVRFAGQDLLPLAAHRRFHLGLAYVPEERRIVPGLSVRENLRLGLVAAKAEIDERAAFAEIAETFPRLNERLDQEGVTLSGGEQQMLAIARALIARPRMVLLDEPSEGIMPVLVEEMGVLFRRLRDQGKTLLLVEQNVEWALRLADRAVIIDQGEVVHESSAAALLADKDIQDRYCAV from the coding sequence ATGGCTGAGACCGCGTTGCTCGAGCTCGACGGCGTTCAGGCCTGGTATGGCGCCAGCCATGTCCTGCACGGCATATCGCTGCGCGTGAACGAGGGCGAGGTGGTTGCGCTCGTCGGCCGCAACGGCGCCGGCAAGACTACGACATTGCGTACCGTCATGGGCCTGATGCCGAAGGCCGAGGGCCGCGTGCGCTTCGCTGGGCAGGACCTGCTGCCGCTCGCGGCGCATCGGCGCTTTCATCTCGGTCTTGCTTACGTGCCCGAGGAGCGCCGCATCGTGCCGGGTCTGTCGGTGCGGGAGAATTTGCGGCTCGGGCTCGTCGCAGCCAAGGCCGAGATCGACGAGCGGGCTGCGTTCGCCGAGATTGCGGAGACTTTTCCACGATTGAACGAGCGGCTGGACCAGGAGGGCGTCACGCTCTCCGGCGGCGAGCAGCAGATGCTGGCGATTGCCCGCGCCCTGATCGCGCGGCCGCGCATGGTGCTGCTCGACGAGCCGTCGGAAGGCATCATGCCGGTGCTGGTCGAGGAGATGGGCGTGCTGTTCCGCCGGCTGCGCGACCAGGGCAAGACGCTGCTGCTGGTCGAGCAGAACGTCGAATGGGCGCTGCGGCTCGCCGATCGCGCTGTCATCATCGACCAGGGCGAGGTGGTGCACGAGAGCAGCGCCGCGGCCCTGCTGGCCGACAAGGACATTCAGGATCGCTATTGCGCGGTGTGA
- a CDS encoding ABC transporter ATP-binding protein, which yields MSTELLRADGIGRRFGGFVALEGISVAFAAGELTSIIGPNGAGKSTFFNILSGTLSPSSGTLRFKGRELNGLPQHRFVHQGISRSYQITNIFPDLSVHENVRVAAQAMRVSYDIWRKRADLVELSERADAALTSVGLIGKRGELAKFLAHGQQRALEIAIALVSEPELLLLDEPTAGMGPEETKEMVALLERLAERRTVLLVEHKMKMVLGLSQRVLVLHHGRLLADGKPEDIRSNPDVRRVYLGQSEGYG from the coding sequence ATGAGCACCGAATTGTTGCGCGCGGACGGGATCGGCCGCCGCTTCGGCGGCTTCGTCGCGCTCGAAGGCATCTCCGTCGCGTTCGCGGCGGGCGAGCTGACCTCGATCATCGGGCCGAACGGCGCCGGCAAGAGCACGTTCTTCAACATCCTGTCGGGCACGCTGTCGCCGAGCAGCGGCACCTTGCGCTTCAAGGGCCGCGAGTTGAACGGCTTGCCGCAGCATCGCTTTGTGCATCAGGGCATCTCGCGGTCGTATCAGATCACCAACATCTTTCCGGACCTCTCGGTGCATGAGAACGTCCGCGTCGCGGCGCAGGCGATGCGCGTGAGCTATGACATCTGGCGCAAGCGCGCGGATCTGGTCGAGCTGAGTGAGCGCGCCGACGCGGCGCTGACGTCTGTGGGCCTGATCGGCAAGCGCGGCGAGCTGGCGAAATTTCTCGCGCATGGCCAGCAGCGCGCGTTGGAGATCGCGATCGCTCTGGTGTCCGAGCCGGAGCTGCTGCTGCTGGACGAGCCGACCGCCGGCATGGGCCCGGAAGAGACCAAGGAGATGGTCGCGCTGCTCGAGCGATTGGCCGAGCGGCGCACGGTGCTGCTGGTCGAGCACAAGATGAAGATGGTGCTGGGCCTGAGCCAGCGGGTGCTGGTGCTACACCATGGCCGGCTTCTTGCGGATGGCAAGCCGGAGGACATCCGATCCAACCCCGACGTGCGCCGGGTCTATCTGGGACAGAGTGAAGGCTATGGCTGA
- a CDS encoding branched-chain amino acid ABC transporter permease, with the protein MTVQSAGEAPPLPQAQRLVAILSDHRVLVSIAALALLPWLLPSKALAVNVLIYGVVVMGYNLLFGYTGLLSFGHAAFFGTGAYLTGIVIGRWGLPWFAAVPLAIAASTVLAAVIGTISTRTRGIYFSMVTLALAQLVYYVALQASSFTGGENGLRGFTVDHINLFGVQINFLDPLNKYYVLMSLAALAIWVQSRILNSPFGAVIEAIRENEQRARACGYDVERCKLIVFMLSGAISAVGGCMSALHLSIVPLDILHYQTSGMIVMMVLLGGARSFFGPFIGAATFLILEDVVSVWTPHWQIVVGAIFVVFVLFLPKGIWGTFLDALPAARERR; encoded by the coding sequence ATGACGGTGCAGTCGGCCGGCGAAGCACCGCCGCTTCCTCAAGCCCAGCGGCTCGTCGCGATCCTTTCCGATCATCGCGTGCTGGTCTCGATCGCAGCACTTGCGCTGCTGCCATGGCTGTTGCCGTCGAAGGCGCTTGCGGTCAACGTCTTGATCTACGGCGTCGTGGTGATGGGCTACAATCTGCTGTTCGGCTACACCGGGCTGCTGTCGTTCGGCCACGCCGCATTCTTCGGCACCGGCGCGTATCTGACCGGCATCGTCATCGGCCGCTGGGGATTGCCCTGGTTCGCCGCGGTGCCGCTGGCGATCGCAGCGAGCACAGTGCTCGCCGCAGTGATCGGCACGATCTCGACGCGCACCCGCGGCATCTATTTCTCGATGGTGACGCTCGCGCTGGCGCAGCTCGTCTACTATGTCGCGCTGCAGGCCTCGTCCTTCACCGGCGGCGAGAACGGGCTGCGCGGCTTTACGGTCGATCACATCAATCTGTTCGGAGTGCAGATCAACTTCCTCGATCCGCTCAACAAATACTATGTCCTGATGTCCCTCGCGGCGCTCGCGATCTGGGTGCAGTCGCGCATCCTCAACTCGCCGTTCGGCGCCGTCATCGAAGCGATCCGTGAGAACGAGCAGCGTGCGCGGGCCTGCGGCTATGACGTCGAGCGCTGCAAGCTGATCGTGTTCATGCTGTCGGGCGCGATCTCCGCGGTCGGCGGCTGCATGTCGGCGCTGCATCTGTCGATCGTCCCGCTCGACATCCTGCACTACCAGACCTCCGGCATGATCGTGATGATGGTGCTGCTGGGAGGCGCCCGCAGCTTCTTCGGGCCGTTCATCGGCGCCGCCACCTTCCTGATCCTGGAGGACGTTGTCTCGGTGTGGACGCCGCATTGGCAGATCGTCGTCGGCGCCATCTTCGTCGTGTTCGTGCTGTTCCTGCCCAAGGGCATCTGGGGCACCTTCCTGGACGCGCTGCCGGCGGCGAGGGAGCGGCGATGA
- a CDS encoding branched-chain amino acid ABC transporter permease, translated as MDLSLIIMQLFSGIALGAVLVITALGLTIVFGMLGVVNFAHGALFMIGAYAGLYLASLTGSFWWGLLLAPVLVGAFGMLIEFVLVRRLYGRSIDDPLLLTFGLSYILVEGVRIVFGSDGIPFPTPSQLIGVVDLGVGFFPKYRLFVIALVAVVLLALWLMLEKTRIGLIVRAGARDPQIMRVLGVDIGKVWLAIFGLGVGLAALGGVLAGPMRSVNPEMGTLVLAEAFVVTVIGGLGSIVGAVVAGLMVGICISMVALFAPEMATIVMFALMAAVLLVRPQGLFGLKGRA; from the coding sequence ATGGACCTCTCGCTGATCATCATGCAGCTGTTTTCCGGCATCGCCCTCGGGGCGGTGCTGGTGATCACCGCGCTCGGCCTGACCATCGTGTTCGGCATGCTCGGTGTCGTCAATTTCGCCCATGGCGCACTGTTCATGATCGGCGCCTATGCCGGGCTTTATCTGGCATCGCTGACCGGCAGCTTCTGGTGGGGGCTGCTGCTCGCCCCCGTACTGGTCGGCGCGTTCGGCATGCTGATCGAATTCGTGCTGGTCCGGCGGCTGTATGGCCGCTCGATCGATGATCCCCTGCTGCTCACCTTCGGCCTCAGCTACATCCTGGTCGAGGGTGTGCGCATCGTGTTCGGCAGCGACGGCATTCCGTTTCCGACGCCGTCGCAGCTGATCGGCGTCGTCGATCTCGGCGTCGGCTTCTTTCCCAAATATCGTCTGTTCGTGATCGCGCTGGTGGCGGTCGTGCTGCTGGCGCTGTGGCTGATGCTCGAGAAGACGCGAATCGGCCTCATCGTCCGCGCCGGCGCCCGTGATCCCCAGATCATGCGCGTGCTCGGCGTCGACATCGGCAAGGTCTGGCTCGCGATCTTCGGCCTCGGCGTCGGCCTCGCCGCGCTCGGCGGCGTGCTGGCGGGGCCGATGCGCAGCGTCAATCCGGAGATGGGCACGCTGGTGCTGGCGGAAGCCTTCGTCGTCACCGTGATCGGCGGCCTCGGCTCGATCGTCGGCGCCGTCGTCGCCGGACTGATGGTCGGCATCTGCATCAGCATGGTCGCGCTGTTCGCGCCTGAAATGGCGACCATCGTGATGTTCGCGCTGATGGCCGCCGTGCTGCTGGTGCGGCCGCAGGGCCTGTTCGGCCTCAAGGGGAGAGCGTGA
- a CDS encoding ABC transporter substrate-binding protein produces MPSYETKLQRAGISRRTAVMGMSAGIATLAMPRLGRAADDTIRIGFPTPLTGPFAAEARDQVKCAELAVKLVNDKGGIAGRKVELLVRDDKLNAGEAATRTLELIEKDKVHAIVGALSSAVQLAVNEVTRARGVIYVSISQSDTINEVKDFSKYTFHEALNPHMTTAAVARQTIKKGMKVAHLAADYAYGHEMLRGFKRAQAAIGAESVGEILHPFGAADYSTFMPRLMSLRPDVLCISNFGRDQANAIKQAVDFGIKQQMKIVVPVILHNQRLAVGPDVFEGVVGGANYYWGLETQNKTAAEFNKAYRAANGGAIPTDYGAYGYSGVGSLLQAMQAAGGTDTDKVVAALEGLQYDLTKGPQHYRKCDHQSVQSVLVLESKKKSAMANDNDLFAIVASDPGADEMLRSCGELGHAT; encoded by the coding sequence ATGCCAAGCTACGAGACGAAGCTGCAACGCGCAGGAATATCCCGCCGCACGGCTGTCATGGGAATGTCGGCGGGCATTGCCACGCTGGCGATGCCGCGCCTGGGCCGCGCCGCTGACGACACCATCCGCATCGGCTTTCCGACGCCGCTGACCGGTCCGTTCGCTGCCGAGGCGCGCGATCAGGTCAAATGCGCCGAGCTGGCCGTCAAGCTCGTCAACGACAAGGGCGGCATCGCCGGCCGCAAGGTCGAGCTCCTGGTGCGCGACGACAAGCTCAATGCAGGCGAGGCCGCGACTCGGACCTTGGAGCTGATCGAGAAGGACAAGGTCCATGCCATCGTCGGCGCGCTCTCCAGCGCGGTCCAGCTCGCCGTCAACGAGGTCACCCGTGCGCGAGGCGTGATCTACGTCTCGATCAGCCAGTCCGACACCATCAACGAGGTCAAGGATTTCAGCAAATACACCTTCCACGAGGCGCTGAACCCGCACATGACCACGGCAGCGGTGGCGCGTCAGACCATCAAGAAAGGCATGAAGGTCGCGCATCTCGCTGCGGACTATGCCTATGGTCACGAGATGCTGCGCGGCTTCAAGCGGGCCCAGGCCGCGATCGGCGCCGAGAGCGTCGGCGAGATCCTGCATCCGTTCGGTGCCGCCGACTATTCGACCTTCATGCCGCGCCTGATGTCGCTGCGTCCGGATGTGCTGTGCATCAGCAATTTCGGCCGCGATCAGGCCAATGCGATCAAGCAGGCGGTCGATTTCGGCATCAAGCAGCAGATGAAGATCGTGGTGCCCGTGATCCTGCACAACCAGCGCCTGGCTGTCGGTCCCGACGTGTTCGAGGGCGTTGTCGGCGGCGCCAACTATTACTGGGGGCTGGAAACCCAGAACAAGACCGCGGCCGAGTTCAACAAGGCGTACCGCGCCGCCAATGGCGGCGCCATCCCGACCGACTACGGCGCTTACGGCTATTCCGGCGTCGGCTCGCTACTGCAGGCGATGCAGGCCGCGGGCGGCACCGACACCGACAAGGTCGTCGCGGCGCTGGAGGGACTGCAATACGACCTGACCAAGGGCCCGCAGCACTACCGCAAATGCGACCACCAGTCGGTGCAGTCGGTGCTGGTGCTGGAGTCGAAGAAGAAGTCGGCCATGGCCAACGACAACGATCTGTTCGCGATCGTGGCCAGCGACCCCGGTGCGGACGAGATGCTGCGAAGCTGCGGCGAGCTCGGCCACGCGACCTGA
- a CDS encoding xanthine dehydrogenase family protein molybdopterin-binding subunit, with translation MTAPLTSLDRPNSYIGRSVPRPNAKRLLAGRGRYVTDIRLPRMLHAAFLRSPYAHARIIGIDVEAARALPGVHLVAMGADLAKICTPWTGTLDHFKGMTSEPQLPLPLDRVVWAGQAVVAVVAESRALAEDALELISVDYEELPAVVDLDAARAPDAPRVNPASQSNLCFRTQLDSGGVDEVFASAAHVIEQEFSFGRHTPVTLEPRAIVADYDPEGSTLIVHHATQTPYQFQDLYSRHYNIPEASVRVIAPDIGGSFGMKLHVYHEDMAVVGLSILLGRPVKYVADRIESFVSDIHARDHQVQARMAVDADGRILAMDIHDATAIGAFSTYPRTSVVEGNQVIRLIGAPYDFRSYRAVLEVVFQNKVQTSQYRAVGHPIACAVTERMVDLAAGAVGLDPLAIRAKNVIPDDAYPTASPTGYRFEALSHQACLRRLRDLMDYDALRAEQTELRQRGIHRGIGIATFVEITNPSPAFYGVGGARISSQDGATLSLTPSGEVRCAISVTEQGQGTEAIVSQIVADQLGVAQEHVKVITGDTEVTPHGGATWACRGAGIGGETALQAARRLKANILEIAALVLQEQPAALDIVDGQVVSVATRQPRLAVAEIARIAYFRSDTLPPGTQAQLTVSHHFAPQGYPFAFTNGIQGCSIEVDVETGFVKLLKHYVVEDCGRIINPMLVDEQLRGGVVQGLGAALFEECRYGETGQLLNGTLADYLVPMAMEMPDIVIDHVETPTADTILGAKGCGEAGTAAASACVLNAVNDALAPFGASINTIPITPARVLKALNRF, from the coding sequence ATGACCGCGCCGCTGACCTCGCTCGACCGTCCGAACTCCTATATCGGCCGCTCCGTGCCGCGTCCGAACGCGAAGCGGCTGCTGGCCGGGCGCGGACGCTACGTCACCGACATCCGGCTGCCGCGCATGCTGCACGCAGCCTTCCTGCGCAGCCCGTACGCGCATGCACGGATCATCGGCATCGATGTCGAAGCCGCGCGTGCACTTCCGGGCGTACATCTCGTGGCCATGGGCGCCGACCTTGCCAAGATCTGCACGCCCTGGACCGGGACGCTCGATCATTTCAAGGGCATGACCTCCGAGCCGCAGCTGCCGCTGCCGCTCGATCGCGTGGTCTGGGCCGGGCAGGCCGTCGTTGCCGTGGTCGCCGAGAGCAGGGCGCTCGCCGAAGATGCGCTGGAGCTGATCTCGGTCGATTACGAGGAGCTGCCTGCGGTGGTCGATCTCGACGCCGCGCGCGCGCCCGATGCACCCCGGGTCAATCCCGCGAGCCAGTCCAACCTCTGCTTTCGCACCCAGCTCGACAGCGGCGGGGTCGACGAGGTTTTCGCGTCGGCCGCGCATGTCATCGAGCAGGAGTTCAGCTTCGGCCGTCATACGCCGGTCACGCTGGAGCCGCGCGCCATCGTCGCGGACTACGATCCCGAGGGCAGCACGCTCATCGTCCACCATGCCACGCAGACGCCGTATCAGTTCCAGGATCTCTATTCCCGTCATTACAACATCCCCGAAGCGAGCGTGCGCGTGATCGCGCCCGATATCGGCGGCTCGTTCGGCATGAAGCTGCATGTCTATCATGAGGACATGGCGGTGGTCGGGCTGTCGATCCTGCTGGGACGTCCGGTCAAGTACGTCGCCGACCGTATCGAATCCTTCGTCTCGGACATTCATGCGCGCGATCACCAGGTGCAGGCGCGGATGGCTGTGGATGCCGATGGCAGGATCCTCGCCATGGACATTCACGATGCCACGGCCATCGGCGCCTTCTCGACCTATCCGCGCACCAGCGTGGTCGAAGGCAACCAGGTCATCCGCCTGATCGGCGCGCCCTATGATTTCAGGTCGTATCGCGCGGTGCTCGAGGTCGTGTTTCAGAACAAGGTGCAGACCAGCCAGTACCGCGCAGTCGGTCATCCGATCGCCTGTGCGGTCACCGAGCGGATGGTTGATCTTGCGGCCGGCGCGGTCGGCCTCGATCCGCTTGCGATCCGGGCGAAGAACGTGATCCCCGACGATGCCTATCCGACGGCGTCGCCGACCGGCTACAGATTCGAAGCCTTGTCGCATCAGGCTTGTCTGCGCCGGCTGCGCGATCTCATGGATTATGACGCGCTCCGCGCCGAGCAGACCGAGCTGCGTCAACGCGGCATTCATCGCGGCATCGGCATTGCGACCTTTGTCGAGATCACAAATCCGAGCCCGGCGTTCTACGGCGTCGGCGGCGCACGCATTTCCTCGCAGGATGGCGCGACCCTCAGCCTGACGCCGTCGGGCGAGGTGCGCTGTGCGATCTCCGTCACCGAACAGGGGCAGGGCACCGAGGCGATCGTCAGCCAGATCGTCGCCGATCAGCTCGGCGTGGCCCAGGAGCACGTCAAGGTCATCACCGGCGACACCGAGGTGACCCCGCATGGCGGTGCGACCTGGGCATGCCGCGGCGCCGGCATCGGCGGCGAGACCGCGCTGCAGGCCGCGCGCAGGCTCAAGGCGAACATTCTGGAGATTGCAGCACTGGTGCTGCAGGAGCAGCCGGCCGCACTCGACATCGTCGATGGTCAGGTGGTGAGCGTCGCCACGCGGCAGCCGCGCCTGGCCGTCGCCGAGATCGCGCGCATCGCCTATTTCAGATCGGATACGTTGCCGCCGGGCACCCAGGCGCAGCTGACGGTCAGCCATCATTTCGCGCCGCAGGGCTATCCGTTTGCCTTCACCAACGGCATCCAGGGTTGCTCCATCGAGGTCGACGTCGAGACTGGATTCGTCAAACTGCTGAAGCACTACGTCGTCGAGGATTGCGGCCGTATCATCAATCCGATGCTGGTCGACGAGCAGCTGCGCGGCGGCGTCGTGCAGGGGCTCGGTGCTGCGCTGTTCGAGGAATGCCGTTATGGTGAGACCGGGCAGCTCCTCAACGGAACGCTGGCCGACTATCTCGTCCCGATGGCGATGGAGATGCCTGATATCGTCATCGACCATGTGGAGACACCGACCGCCGACACCATCCTGGGCGCCAAGGGCTGCGGCGAAGCCGGCACGGCAGCGGCATCGGCTTGCGTGCTCAACGCGGTCAATGATGCGCTGGCTCCGTTCGGCGCATCCATCAACACCATTCCGATCACGCCTGCGCGTGTGCTCAAAGCGCTCAATCGGTTCTGA
- a CDS encoding (2Fe-2S)-binding protein, which yields MSGHPTMPIDIDEPDEAVRVRLVVNGRKTVCEVAPRDTLVDCLRNQLELTGTHAGCEMGACGACLVQLDGHAVHACLMFAVQAEGARIDTIEGLSESGAIADLQAEFHRRNALQCGFCTPGMLMTAHELLSNVARPSREAIRDALSGNFCRCTGYEAIVDAIAAVAEARAARAAEGTPQ from the coding sequence ATGAGCGGCCATCCGACGATGCCGATCGATATCGACGAGCCCGACGAGGCGGTTCGCGTCCGTCTTGTCGTCAACGGCCGCAAGACCGTGTGCGAGGTCGCCCCGCGTGACACGCTGGTCGATTGTCTACGCAATCAGCTCGAGCTGACCGGCACGCATGCCGGATGTGAGATGGGGGCCTGCGGCGCCTGTCTGGTCCAGCTCGATGGTCATGCGGTCCACGCCTGCCTGATGTTCGCCGTGCAGGCCGAGGGCGCGCGCATCGACACCATCGAGGGCCTCTCGGAAAGCGGCGCGATCGCTGATCTCCAAGCCGAGTTTCATCGTCGCAACGCGCTGCAATGCGGCTTCTGCACCCCCGGCATGCTGATGACCGCGCACGAGTTGCTCTCGAATGTCGCCCGGCCGAGCCGCGAGGCCATCCGTGATGCGCTGTCCGGCAATTTCTGCCGCTGCACCGGATATGAGGCAATCGTCGATGCGATCGCCGCGGTGGCCGAGGCGCGCGCGGCGAGGGCCGCGGAGGGCACGCCGCAATGA
- a CDS encoding FAD binding domain-containing protein produces the protein MKARAFSYFRARTVEEALDAHARGGDEARFIAGGQSLVPALALRLQAPRILIDINHIDELRGVRRDGEWLRIGALTRHCEMLSEPLIAEFAPLLRAAAPFVAHPAIRNRGTLGGSVALADPSSEFPAVVLALDAEIEIAGAAGRRRVRAGDFFLDLFETALAPGELLVAVHIPLFRSNQRIAFDELARRRGDYALVGCGIVGSFENDLIQDIRIAFFSVGNVPTRARHAEAALVGARMDADRIVAAQAGLDNDLAPADSDDVPPAMRLHLARVLLGRLLGRIGEAA, from the coding sequence ATGAAAGCGAGGGCTTTCAGCTATTTTCGTGCAAGGACGGTCGAAGAGGCGCTCGACGCTCACGCGCGCGGCGGCGACGAGGCGCGCTTCATTGCCGGCGGCCAAAGTCTGGTTCCGGCCCTGGCCCTGCGGCTGCAGGCGCCGCGGATTCTGATCGACATCAACCACATCGACGAACTGCGGGGCGTGAGGCGCGACGGCGAATGGCTGCGCATCGGCGCCTTGACGCGGCATTGCGAGATGCTGAGCGAGCCGCTCATCGCCGAATTCGCGCCGCTGCTGCGCGCCGCGGCCCCGTTCGTTGCCCATCCCGCCATTCGCAATCGCGGCACGCTGGGCGGCAGCGTCGCGCTCGCCGATCCCTCGTCCGAATTTCCCGCTGTCGTGCTGGCGCTCGATGCGGAGATCGAGATTGCCGGGGCCGCTGGCCGGCGCCGGGTCAGGGCCGGCGACTTCTTCCTCGATCTGTTCGAGACCGCGCTCGCGCCCGGTGAACTCCTCGTCGCTGTCCACATTCCGCTGTTTCGCAGCAACCAGCGGATCGCGTTCGACGAGCTGGCGCGTCGGCGTGGCGATTATGCGCTGGTCGGCTGCGGCATCGTTGGGTCGTTCGAGAACGATCTGATCCAGGACATCCGCATCGCGTTCTTCTCGGTCGGCAATGTCCCGACCCGGGCCAGACATGCGGAGGCGGCGCTCGTGGGAGCCCGCATGGATGCCGATCGGATCGTGGCAGCCCAGGCTGGCCTCGACAACGATCTTGCGCCTGCCGACAGCGACGATGTTCCGCCTGCGATGCGTCTTCATCTGGCGCGCGTCCTGCTCGGCCGGCTCCTGGGGCGGATCGGAGAGGCGGCATGA